The sequence below is a genomic window from Capsicum annuum cultivar UCD-10X-F1 unplaced genomic scaffold, UCD10Xv1.1 ctg50165, whole genome shotgun sequence.
CTATGTTTCAAATGTCTCATTTATTTCATAAATTCCACATCCAATACACCACCACATAGGTACATTTGCACAACCATTTTTTCATGAAAGAGGTAGGAGTTCCTAAATAATGATGGTGATGACTAGTTACTGCTGCAAATTacataaaagaaaacaagaaaaggaGATATCCTAGTTCCTCCTCctctatatattattattaattcagAATTCAAAGTCATATGGCTCCAGCTGCCCTAAGCATAGGAACTAATTCACACTTAGCATGAGCCGTTAAAACTTCATCAACGCCTCCCACAAACTTCCCTCCTATGTGTACAGCAGGCAAACTCCGCGGTCCTCCGCCATTGCTATTGCTGCTGCTGCTGCCCTCCTCAAGCTTTGAGAGCTCCTCCAACATGTGAGCTTCCTCCACCTCCTCCCCTTGTATCACGGTGTAATTAGCGGCGCCCAAACTTTCCATTAATGTTTGCAACATAAAGCACATGTAGCACTGGAACCTGGCTACAATAATCACTGCATTTTTTCTATTAACTCCACCAGAGTGTTCCTTGTACTGTTGTTCCTTTGTTCCGTACGCGGTGGCTGTATAGTGGAGCTGCCGGTCAAGGCATGGGGGACGATGGGGAGGTAGTTCGCCTGGAAGAATTTCGAATTCCAACCATGATATCAAATGAGGCTTCGGTAGAATGGGGAGTAGAGACGCAGGGAGTGTGCTATTATATAGGGCTGGGAAGTTACAAGAGGGAGACTAAAGTTAACTATTGTGACGTGCCTTACAACTACTATTTGGATCAACATAATCTGTTTTAAATTGATAGATCTGTTTTGATTGatatgaattttatgaaaatattattttttgtaatataaattaaagagtcattcttttttagctgactaagacaagtagaccaaacaagttgaaataaaagaaatatacctttaccatttttgaatttcatttgactattttttatttttcatttgactACCTCATCtctaattattttgagaaaagttTTCCTATGTGTTTGATCATAGtttctgaaaaaaatatttgactttttttagaaatatgatttatattcataaattataaaaactattaaaattatCTATAACTTTGTATTGTCATTTTATAATGAACATGTTCCATGCtaaaaattaaactcataaattataaGCTCCAACTTGCTTATAAACAATTTCACTTATCAAGTAGAAACTATCGAAGTTTTCTCAATTCAcaaacaagaatccacttttTCTACTTATGTTACTTTTAAAAAGTTCTATGTAACAATATTATTACATACTTGAGTCAAATAGTAAGGTTTATTGGGGTTCATTGACAAATAGATATTAGTTGGAATTAATAAACGGTGATGgtacttttataaaatacaaaaatttaggCTAAAGTTCGAGTTTTTAAAAGTTTTCAAATAATAGAATTTGACTCAaaaaccattttttttttattttttagaaatatcagttatttttcaaaacaaattgtaTGACCAAAcacttttgtcaatttttttttcaccaaAAACTACTTGGTGTATCTATGATTAAATGGGTCCTAAGCGTCATTTTAACTCATTTCATACCCATTAAAAAACTAACAAATTCAAAGTATAATTTACTAAATTATCAACCTTATTTGTTAGATACTTCTCGTAAGTTAACCACTATTAAACAATAATTCTTTGTAGgagtataagaataaattta
It includes:
- the LOC124892729 gene encoding putative glutaredoxin-C12 is translated as ELPPHRPPCLDRQLHYTATAYGTKEQQYKEHSGGVNRKNAVIIVARFQCYMCFMLQTLMESLGAANYTVIQGEEVEEAHMLEELSKLEEGSSSSNSNGGGPRSLPAVHIGGKFVGGVDEVLTAHAKCELVPMLRAAGAI